The Bos indicus x Bos taurus breed Angus x Brahman F1 hybrid chromosome 11, Bos_hybrid_MaternalHap_v2.0, whole genome shotgun sequence genome includes a region encoding these proteins:
- the PIP5KL1 gene encoding phosphatidylinositol 4-phosphate 5-kinase-like protein 1: MGGGGLHAAETLTNARRPRPAWTAVRRMLQPRRRDPQAIPGAPFRIGCSRDRHRSIGRSRRRGGARLMLRGYPVAGDAAGAREAAAGAMAAPSPGPREILAPSPEAGRRAAASSSGHRGLLWRLRDKQCRLGLFEIGPGHELHQVMCLMQAGLWAATQVSMDHPPTGLPTEEDFSEVLTQVHEGFELGTLAGPVFARLRRSLGLAEEDYQAALGPSRPYLQFLSTSKSKASFFLSHDQRFFLKTLRSREVQALLAHLPRYVHHLQRHPHSLLARVLGVHSLRVARGKKKYFIVMQSVFYPAGRISERYDIKGCEVSRWVEPAPEGSVLVLVLKDLNFQGKTINLGPQRSWFLRQMELDTAFLRELNVLDYSLLMAFQRLHEDERGPGSSLIFRTARSIRGAQSAEESGAQNRRLLPDAPNALHIVDGPEHRYFLGLVDLTTVYGLRKRLEQLWKTLRYPGRTFSTVSPACYARRLCQWVEAHTE, translated from the exons atggggggtgggggtcttcATGCCGCAGAGACCCTAACCAACGCGCGGCGGCCCCGCCCCGCCTGGACCGCTGTCCGAAGGATGCTGCAGCCCCGGAGGCGGGACCCGCAGGCAATCCCCGGGGCTCCCTTTCGGATTGGGTGCAGCCGTGACCGGCACCGCTCGATTGGTCGATCCAGAAGGAGGGGCGGGGCCCGGCTCATGCTGCGGGGCTACCCGGTAGCCGGGGACGCGGCCGGGGCCCGGGAAGCTGCTGCGGGGGCGATGGCCGCGCCGAGCCCGGGGCCCCGCGAG ATCCTGGCCCCCTCCCCAGAGGCTGGACGCAGAGCAGCTGCTTCAAGCTCTGGCCACCGTGGCCTCCTCTGGCGTCTGCGGGACAAGCAGTGTCGCCTGGGACTGTTTGAGATCGGCCCGGGGCACGAGCTGCACCAGGTGATGTGCCTGATGCAGGCGGGGCTGTGGGCTGCCACTCAAGTGTCCATGGACCACCCGCCCACG GGGCTGCCCACGGAGGAGGATTTTTCTGAAGTCCTGACCCAGGTTCATGAG GGCTTCGAGCTGGGCACCTTGGCTGGCCCCGTCTTCGCCCGACTGAGGCGCTCCCTGGGGCTGGCCGAGGAGGACTACCAGGCCGCGCTGGGTCCCAGTCGCCCCTACCTGCAGTTCCTCAGCACCTCCAAGAGCAAAGCCAGCTTCTTTCTCTC CCACGACCAACGCTTCTTCCTGAAGACCCTGCGGAGCCGGGAGGTGCAGGCGCTGCTCGCCCACCTGCCCCGCTACGTGCATCACCTGCAGCGACACCCACACTCACTGCTCGCACGGGTGCTGG GAGTGCACAGTCTGCGGGTGGCTCGGGGAAAGAAG AAATACTTCATCGTCATGCAGAGCGTCTTCTATCCCGCCGGCCGCATCTCTGAGAG GTATGACATCAAGGGCTGCGAGGTGAGCCGTTGGGTGGAGCCCGCCCCTGAGGGCAGCGTCCTTGTTCTGGTGCTGAAAGACCTCAACTTTCAGGGCAAGACCATCAATCTGG GGCCCCAGAGGAGCTGGTTCCTCCGCCAGATGGAATTGGACACCGCCTTCCTCCGAGAGCTCAACGTACTGGATTACAGCCTTCTGATGGCCTTCCAGCGTCTTCATGAGGATGAGAGGGGTCCAGGCAGTAGCCTTATCTTCCGCACAGCCAG GTCTATACGAGGGGCGCAGAGCGCCGAGGAGTCGGGAGCCCAGAACCGGCGGCTGCTGCCCGACGCCCCCAACGCCCTACACATCGTGGACGGGCCGGAGCATCGCTATTTCCTAGGCCTGGTGGACCTCACCACGGTCTACGGGCTCCGCAAGCGGCTGGAGCAACTGTGGAAGACGCTGCGCTACCCAGGCCGGACCTTCTCAACCGTCAGCCCGGCTTGCTACGCCCGTCGCCTCTGCCAGTGGGTGGAGGCGCACACCGAGTGA
- the DPM2 gene encoding dolichol phosphate-mannose biosynthesis regulatory protein, giving the protein MATGTDQVVGLGLVALSLIIFTYYTAWVILLPFIDSQHVIHKYFLPRAYAIAIPLAAGLLLLLFVGIFITYVMLKNQNDTKKTQ; this is encoded by the exons ATG GCCACGGGAACAGACCAAGTGGTGGGCCTCGGCCTCGTCGCCCTTAGCCTGATCATCTTCACTTATTACACCGCCTGGGTAATTCTCTTG CCATTCATCGACAGTCAGCATGTCATCCACAAGTATTTCCTGCCCCGAGCCTATGCCATTGCTATCCCACTGGCCGCCGGCCTCCTGCTGCTCCTGTTTGTGG GTATATTCATCACCTACGTGATGCTGAAGAACCAGAACGATACCAAAAAGACTCAGTGA